GCGAAAGCAGAGAAAATAAGATATACAGTGTCCACATACTgaaatattatgcaaatttgaaGATTGTGCGTGCGTGTAGTGTGTGAACATCGAAACAAGCATGGAGACGGTCGTTGCATTCAATAATGAGGTAAGTTAAAAAAGCAGCCGccatacacacatgcatgaaTTTACCTGGatattcacatacatatttatgtacaaaGCTCTGTGTTTGTATGAGTGTGACAAATGTAGTTGTGTAATTTAATTCGTatacaaatgcaattacaacgccttgtgtatgtaaatattgtCAGAAGCAGTTTGATGCGCGTcctgcacaacaacaacatctcaCGCTCTTATACATTTCTTAAacacatttgtattttttgtaattttatagcTCTCCGGGCTCTATGATAGCCGGCCGCCCATATCAAAGGCTAAAATGGCCGCCATCACAAAGTCGGCAATGCGTGCAATTAAATTCTACAAACATGTCGTGCAGAGTGTCGAAAAGTTTATACTCAAATGCAAGCCGGAGTACAAAGTGCCCGGTCTGTATGTCATCGATTCGATTGTGCGCCAATCCCGCCATCAATACGGCACCGAGAAAGACGTTTTTGCTCCACGATTCCAACGCAATTTGACGGATACATTTGCGAATCTGTTTCGTTGTGCGCCCGAAGATAAAAGTCGCATCATTCGAGTGCTAAATCTGTGGCAGAAGAACAATGTCTTCAAATCGGATGTGATACAGCCGATATTTGATTTGGCTGATCCGAGTCATCCCATTTATCACCAAATGCCACCCATTGTGGGTGCGGGCAATCTAAGCTCTGGTCCCGGACCAAGCGGCAGCGGTGGAACCATCAATTTATCGGATATCTCGAGTGGCAATGCGGCTAATGGTTTAAACGCCTCCGGAATGAGCAACATGGACCTGAGCTCTGTTGTCGATGATAGCATGGGTGGTGCTATGCCGGATTTGTCGGTGAGTGAGCGGCATCAGTAGTTAATAAAGCGGTGAAACTTTGACTGCAGTAGTTGACTTGCTAACCAGATTTTTAAGTGGCTTCTTGGTGGTTTTTGGTATTAACATTACTCTATTTACTTGCCTCTCTGGCGCATGTCTTGCCTCCATCGACAATTAGCAGCTAAGCCATGATAAATGCTCGAGCTCAAGTCGGCGGCACATGGAGCAGCATTATAtgaagcggcagcaacaacagcatcagcataaTTTATCGCAAACTGTTTCTTCGTCCGGATCGAAGAGTCGTTTTGATTGTGGTCCCAGCAGCAAATCGCATCATCACAACAAGTATGGCAAGAGTAGCAGTTCGCATGATCTGGACTATGATGTGCGTGAAATACTtgatgacgacgatggcgataTGATGATGTCAATGGGCGATGATCATCATTGCATGGGTGATGACTCGCCGCCAGGCTCAACCAACTTGCTCGATGTATGCAGCATACAAATGcatatttcttttgctttatatattttttgtttgtgtaactttatagtttttatagtttgtttatatattgcgcttaattttatttgcattatttaattgctACCTTTTTTTACAGAACAATAATCTGAAACAGCTGCTCAACGATCCCAATGTGCTGCGTCAGCTGCAAACGTTGCAGAATTTTCAGAAATTCAAACAGCAAGAGGAGAACCAAAAACATCGCTATCCAGACGATGCACTGCAGCAGCATTTGCAGAACGTACTGAAGGTGCGTCAACGATAATAATCCATAAAGTTTGTGTTGTTTACCATTTATTACCGTTTAGGGTACAGCCGGAATGCCGCCAGGTGTGGCCATGGGACTTGGCCATAGTGATGTCACGGACATGAACAAAGATGTGGAATTCATATCGGAACAGCAACCCATTGAGGTACCTTCTTAACTACAACTTATTCTTCTCTACTATCGTAATTTCTTTAGAGTAGTCCGCATCCTTGTTTTACTGTTTCTCTATGAAAATGGAATTCTGGTCGACAAATTTACAAATGCGAATTCCATTTCCATAGTGTCGAACAGATGCTGCTGACGTGCCCAAATTGTTGTTATACCGGAGAGTTCCGATTGGccaatatatattcttaaaaatatatatatctatataaattGGGAGAAAGGCTACTAATTATGTGTAAAGTCAAAcactaattgaatttatttacatttaaatgggGCTAgatattttgtgttatttgcCCAAGAATTAACGTTTagatcaatttaaatttaaatttaaaaaattgaaatattgcaatttatgctTATGCAAAATACGTTTGAAAATGGTTAAAGCAAGTTCGCCCCAAAGGTAAGGTTTTTAACTATACGTACATGAAATGCCGACGGAAGCGAAATCCCGATGCTAGAAGCCCAGTATAACAACGTTTGGTAAGTTCCCTAATATGTAAACCACAACAATTGAAAGTCGATTGTAAATTCAATCAATgcaatttgccaaatttccatcaaaacaaaatgaacaagAAAAGTTGCTCTAAAACGCATCGATAAGAAATAAgaataccaaaatacaaacacaaaaaaaaaatgccaaagttaTAGTAAAGAACCGTCGACCAATATCAAAGACCAAACAAAACCACACGTCAACACGCCAAGAATGCAGTTGTAAATGAGAAATGTATAATTTGTAGTCAACAACTAATCCTCTCCTACAAACTAACCATCAATCTCCCATTCTAAATCCTGTCCTTATCTTAAATTCTCCAAACGCTCcgcattatttgttttatgcttACAATGTTAACGTTTATATCACAttactctctctttctctcttgaattttttttgttgcaaaacCTTT
This is a stretch of genomic DNA from Drosophila albomicans strain 15112-1751.03 chromosome 3, ASM965048v2, whole genome shotgun sequence. It encodes these proteins:
- the LOC117572682 gene encoding uncharacterized protein LOC117572682 isoform X4; amino-acid sequence: METVVAFNNELSGLYDSRPPISKAKMAAITKSAMRAIKFYKHVVQSVEKFILKCKPEYKVPGLYVIDSIVRQSRHQYGTEKDVFAPRFQRNLTDTFANLFRCAPEDKSRIIRVLNLWQKNNVFKSDVIQPIFDLADPSHPIYHQMPPIVGAGNLSSGPGPSGSGGTINLSDISSGNAANGLNASGMSNMDLSSVVDDSMGGAMPDLSLSHDKCSSSSRRHMEQHYMKRQQQQHQHNLSQTVSSSGSKSRFDCGPSSKSHHHNKYGKSSSSHDLDYDVREILDDDDGDMMMSMGDDHHCMGDDSPPGSTNLLDNNNLKQLLNDPNVLRQLQTLQNFQKFKQQEENQKHRYPDDALQQHLQNVLKGTAGMPPGVAMGLGHSDVTDMNKDVEFISEQQPIEFAAQRCGWAISRSWCTKRNCPIPSANMAIS